From a region of the bacterium genome:
- a CDS encoding Stp1/IreP family PP2C-type Ser/Thr phosphatase yields MPPLGVKMILRAAAASDVGHRRKHNEDRYALAPELGLYVVADGMGGHTAGQVASELAAEASLKAIQTLDGAAATLTEKLRYAVASANRSIFSTAEKRPEYAGMGTTIVMILAEGERAALAHVGDSRAYRVRAGAIRQLSDDHSIVGDLLRRNQITEDDAKEHPHRHVLTRALGVRESVEPDLAEISPALGDVFVLCSDGLTNHVDDHEIAKMATDIEDLQELCESLVDLANARGGEDNTTVIAARCCPS; encoded by the coding sequence ATGCCGCCCCTCGGAGTGAAGATGATCCTGAGAGCGGCAGCAGCGAGCGACGTCGGACACCGACGCAAGCACAATGAGGATCGGTACGCCTTGGCACCGGAGTTGGGCCTGTATGTGGTGGCGGACGGCATGGGGGGCCATACCGCGGGGCAGGTCGCCAGTGAGTTGGCCGCCGAAGCCTCGCTGAAGGCGATCCAGACCCTGGACGGTGCAGCCGCCACCCTGACCGAGAAGCTCCGCTACGCCGTCGCTTCCGCCAACCGTTCGATCTTCAGCACCGCCGAGAAACGGCCCGAGTACGCCGGGATGGGAACCACCATCGTGATGATCCTCGCGGAGGGCGAGCGTGCGGCCCTGGCCCACGTGGGAGACAGCCGCGCCTACCGGGTGCGAGCCGGTGCCATCCGCCAGCTATCCGACGACCATTCCATTGTCGGTGATCTTCTGCGCCGCAATCAGATCACCGAGGACGATGCCAAGGAGCATCCCCATCGTCACGTTCTGACCCGGGCGCTCGGCGTTCGCGAGAGCGTCGAACCGGATCTTGCAGAAATCTCGCCCGCACTTGGCGATGTCTTCGTGCTCTGCTCCGACGGCTTGACGAATCACGTCGACGATCACGAGATCGCGAAGATGGCGACGGATATCGAGGATCTCCAGGAACTCTGCGAATCCCTCGTGGACCTCGCGAATGCTCGCGGTGGCGAGGACAACACCACGGTGATTGCCGCGCGGTGCTGCCCCTCCTGA
- a CDS encoding FliA/WhiG family RNA polymerase sigma factor yields the protein MEAQLRDAREKHGDIPGDLKEAIVLEHAPLIRYIVNRIAVRLPSHIDLDDLHNTGVIGLMDAIDKYDPGKNCKFKTYAEFRIKGAILDQLRSLDWVPRSVRQKSRKLERAYGEVEQRLGRQANEDEVADSLGLQIEKFHELMNQVRGISLVNLEEIRGGGQDGDRTGSFADIIEDVNAENPFSTFKLHEMKGLIADTIAMLPEKERLVISLYYYEDLNMKEIGNILGITESRVCQIHTKSALRLRSKLKNTLESE from the coding sequence ATGGAAGCTCAGTTGCGTGACGCGAGAGAGAAGCATGGAGATATCCCGGGAGACCTGAAGGAAGCCATCGTCCTCGAGCACGCACCGCTCATCCGGTACATCGTCAACCGGATCGCTGTCAGACTGCCCTCGCATATCGACCTGGACGATCTGCACAACACGGGTGTGATCGGACTGATGGATGCGATCGACAAATACGATCCCGGCAAGAACTGCAAGTTCAAGACGTATGCGGAGTTTCGGATCAAGGGCGCGATCCTCGACCAACTCCGTTCACTCGACTGGGTGCCGCGTAGCGTGCGCCAGAAGAGCCGCAAGCTCGAGCGCGCCTACGGCGAGGTGGAGCAGCGTCTCGGCCGCCAGGCCAACGAAGACGAGGTCGCCGACTCGCTCGGCCTGCAGATCGAGAAGTTTCACGAGCTGATGAATCAGGTACGCGGCATCTCGCTCGTCAACCTCGAGGAGATCCGCGGCGGCGGCCAGGACGGCGACCGCACGGGCTCCTTCGCCGACATCATCGAAGACGTGAACGCCGAGAACCCGTTCTCGACCTTCAAGCTCCACGAGATGAAAGGCCTGATCGCCGACACCATCGCGATGCTTCCCGAGAAGGAGCGCCTGGTCATCTCGCTGTACTACTACGAGGACTTGAACATGAAGGAGATCGGCAACATTCTCGGGATCACCGAATCCCGGGTATGCCAGATCCACACCAAGTCCGCGCTCCGCCTGCGCAGCAAGCTCAAGAACACGCTCGAGAGCGAGTAG